One Nocardioides aromaticivorans genomic window carries:
- the gnd gene encoding phosphogluconate dehydrogenase (NAD(+)-dependent, decarboxylating), which yields MHIGLVGLGKMGGNMRTRLRNGGHTVVGYDRNPDLADVDSLAAMVEALPAPKVVWVMVPAGEPTRSTITDLKELLGEGDLVVDGGNSKYTDDAINAASLAEKGIGFVDCGVSGGVWGLQNGYALMYGGAAEDIAKVQPAFDTLKPEEGGAVHAGPTPGAGHFAKMVHNGIEYAMMQSYAEGWELLEKVDIVENVPAIFESWRHGTVIRSWLLDLLTEAIEDDEHLDALRGYADDSGEGRWTVQAAIDNAVPMHVIAASLFARFTSRQDDSPAMKAIAAMRNQFGGHAVHTDPPPGGEANPDA from the coding sequence ATGCACATCGGACTGGTCGGACTCGGCAAGATGGGTGGCAACATGCGCACCCGCCTGCGTAACGGCGGCCACACGGTCGTCGGCTACGACCGCAACCCGGACCTGGCCGACGTCGACAGCCTCGCGGCGATGGTCGAGGCGCTCCCGGCGCCGAAGGTCGTCTGGGTGATGGTGCCCGCGGGCGAGCCCACCCGTTCGACGATCACCGACCTCAAGGAGCTCCTCGGCGAGGGCGACCTGGTCGTCGACGGCGGCAACTCGAAGTACACCGACGACGCGATCAACGCGGCCTCGCTCGCCGAGAAGGGCATCGGCTTCGTCGACTGCGGCGTCTCCGGCGGCGTCTGGGGCCTGCAGAACGGCTACGCGCTCATGTACGGCGGCGCGGCCGAGGACATCGCGAAGGTGCAGCCCGCGTTCGACACCCTCAAGCCCGAGGAGGGCGGTGCCGTCCACGCCGGTCCGACGCCCGGCGCCGGCCACTTCGCCAAGATGGTCCACAACGGCATCGAGTACGCCATGATGCAGTCCTACGCCGAGGGCTGGGAGCTGCTCGAGAAGGTCGACATCGTCGAGAACGTCCCCGCGATCTTCGAGTCGTGGCGCCACGGCACGGTCATCCGCTCCTGGCTGCTGGACCTGCTCACCGAGGCGATCGAGGACGACGAGCACCTCGATGCGCTGCGCGGCTACGCCGACGACTCGGGCGAGGGCCGGTGGACCGTGCAGGCCGCAATCGACAACGCCGTGCCGATGCACGTCATCGCCGCCTCGCTCTTCGCCCGCTTCACCTCGCGCCAGGACGACAGCCCGGCGATGAAGGCGATCGCCGCGATGCGCAACCAGTTCGGCGGCCACGCCGTGCACACGGACCCGCCTCCCGGCGGCGAGGCCAACCCCGACGCCTGA
- the recF gene encoding DNA replication/repair protein RecF (All proteins in this family for which functions are known are DNA-binding proteins that assist the filamentation of RecA onto DNA for the initiation of recombination or recombinational repair.), with translation MHVAHLTLHDFRSYADVDVALEPGVTAFVGSNGQGKTNLVEAIDYLSRLSSHRVATDAPLIRAGAEQAIVRAAVVRDGRTAVLEVELNPGRANRARVNRSPLPRVRELAGLVRTVVFSPEDLALVKGDPSQRRRFLDDLLVLRTPRYAGVIADHERVLRQRNTLLKTLYAARGSSREAALATLSVWDDHLVTTGTELLLARQRLVTDLAPYLGKAYEAVARGASRDDARIEYSATVPAPVVEEVAQQPSRDPRNPLAEAFREELARRQSEEIQRGVTLVGPHRDDLLLTLGPGDEHRLPVKGYASHGESWSFALALRLASYDLLRADGDDPILILDDVFAELDADRREQLAALVAGAEQVLVTAAVAADVPDALRGATFHVAAGEVTRA, from the coding sequence GTGCACGTCGCCCACCTGACCCTCCACGACTTCCGGTCGTACGCCGACGTGGACGTCGCGCTCGAACCGGGCGTGACGGCCTTCGTGGGCAGCAACGGCCAGGGGAAGACCAACCTGGTCGAGGCGATCGACTACCTCTCGCGGCTCTCGTCGCACCGCGTCGCCACGGACGCCCCGCTCATCCGGGCCGGCGCCGAGCAGGCGATCGTGCGGGCGGCGGTCGTCCGCGACGGCCGGACCGCGGTCCTCGAGGTCGAGCTCAACCCCGGCCGCGCCAACCGGGCACGGGTCAACCGCTCGCCGCTGCCGCGGGTGCGCGAGCTCGCGGGCCTGGTCCGCACGGTCGTGTTCAGCCCCGAGGACCTCGCCCTGGTCAAGGGCGACCCGTCGCAGCGGCGCCGCTTCCTCGACGACCTGCTCGTGCTCCGCACCCCACGCTACGCCGGCGTCATCGCCGACCACGAGCGGGTGCTGCGCCAGCGCAACACCCTCCTCAAGACCCTGTACGCCGCCCGCGGCTCCTCCCGCGAGGCCGCGCTCGCGACGTTGTCGGTGTGGGACGACCACCTGGTCACCACCGGGACCGAGCTGCTGCTGGCCCGCCAGCGGCTGGTGACCGACCTGGCGCCGTACCTGGGGAAGGCGTACGAGGCGGTCGCGCGGGGCGCCAGCCGCGACGATGCCCGGATCGAGTACTCCGCGACCGTTCCCGCCCCGGTGGTCGAGGAGGTTGCGCAGCAACCGTCACGAGACCCCCGCAACCCCCTCGCCGAAGCCTTCCGCGAGGAGCTCGCCCGCCGCCAGTCGGAGGAGATCCAGCGTGGCGTGACCCTCGTCGGCCCCCACCGCGACGACCTCCTGCTGACCCTGGGCCCGGGCGACGAGCACCGCCTGCCGGTGAAGGGGTACGCCAGCCACGGCGAGTCGTGGTCCTTCGCGCTGGCGCTGCGGCTGGCGTCGTACGACCTGCTGCGGGCCGACGGCGACGACCCGATCCTGATCCTCGACGACGTCTTCGCCGAGCTCGACGCCGACCGGCGCGAGCAGCTCGCGGCGCTCGTCGCCGGTGCCGAGCAGGTCCTGGTGACCGCGGCCGTCGCCGCCGATGTCCCCGACGCGTTGCGGGGTGCGACCTTCCACGTGGCGGCCGGCGAGGTGACCCGTGCCTGA
- a CDS encoding DUF721 domain-containing protein, producing MPDPDDETTEDATPVEPEAAEEEHRADGLDLARSLTLGTAAAGTTPARRRLPRSSDGRPAGTGFRSRGRSGEAQFSGARPDGRDPQGLGAEVDKLVGARGWALDLQVRGVFGRWTEIVGDEIGAHSTPETLTDGTLVVRTDSTAWATQLKLFAATLVQRLNAELGDGTVTLVEVLGPHAPSWKHGRRGLRDGRGPRDTYG from the coding sequence GTGCCTGACCCGGACGACGAGACGACGGAGGACGCCACCCCCGTGGAGCCCGAGGCGGCCGAGGAGGAGCACCGCGCCGATGGGCTCGACCTCGCCCGCTCGCTCACCCTCGGCACCGCCGCCGCGGGTACGACGCCCGCCCGCCGCCGTCTGCCGCGCAGCTCCGACGGCCGCCCTGCCGGGACCGGCTTCCGCAGCCGCGGCCGGTCGGGTGAGGCGCAGTTCTCGGGGGCCCGGCCCGACGGCCGCGACCCGCAGGGCCTCGGGGCCGAGGTGGACAAGCTCGTCGGCGCCCGCGGCTGGGCGCTCGACCTCCAGGTCCGCGGCGTGTTCGGGCGGTGGACCGAGATCGTCGGCGACGAGATCGGCGCCCACTCGACGCCCGAGACGCTGACCGACGGGACCCTCGTCGTCCGCACCGACTCGACGGCCTGGGCCACCCAGCTGAAGCTGTTCGCGGCGACCCTCGTGCAGCGGCTCAACGCGGAGCTCGGTGACGGGACGGTGACCCTCGTCGAGGTCCTCGGACCGCACGCGCCGTCGTGGAAGCACGGCCGGCGTGGGCTCCGCGACGGGCGCGGGCCGCGGGACACCTACGGCTGA